The following proteins are co-located in the Calliphora vicina chromosome 2, idCalVici1.1, whole genome shotgun sequence genome:
- the noc gene encoding zinc finger protein Noc has protein sequence MVVLEGGGGVVTIGNNQYLQPDYLAPLPTAMDAKKSPLALLAQTCSQIGADSSAVKPILSMDKSKKSGSTSSASSSSSSVTSETGSAKSPTQAKSPKSTTPTNTEIKLAFKPYETNVLSQQNVNSFKSSISSEDLQQRPSSKSSSHNGDATRVPSRNKSNATPDNGLNKSQDMSHGSHTPHDHSRKTVSPSGSHSSQRGASPIVRSGMEVLNNANGSAQHPKEMSSMAQAAAAAAAAYKAAGGPYGFNPLSALCCPPGMEQHAAANPAFRPPFASNGFAHHHAAMLAAAAANGGYPGNPNGPASAQPNPYISYQRIKTPAGGEAIVPVCKDPYCPGCPYSAHTQQMLMGAPCPAGCTQCEHQKYGMAAMMGASGLPPNHPYSQAAAAAAANAAAARSAPYVCSWVVGDAYCGKRFQTSDELFSHLRTHTGNLSDPAAAAAALAQSQAQSLLGSLFPSSALRGGYPTPPLSPMSAAAAAARYHPYAKPPSALAAGGPSPFGGPGGFNPAAAAAAAALGPYYSPYAMYGQRIGSAAVHQ, from the exons ATGGTTGTTTTAGAAGGTGGCGGTGGTGTTGTTACCATCGGTAACAATCAATACCTACAACCAGATTATTTGGCCCCATTGCCAACTGCg ATGGACGCCAAAAAATCTCCTCTCGCCTTGCTGGCCCAAACCTGTTCACAAATTGGCGCTGATTCGTCTGCCGTCAAGCCCATACTCTCCatggataaatcgaaaaaatccgGTTCAACTTCATCGGCTTCGTCCTCCTCATCCAGTGTAACCTCCGAAACGGGTTCAGCCAAGTCACCCACTCAGGCTAAATCACCCAAATCGACTACACCCACAAACACCGAAATCAAATTGGCCTTCAAACCCTACGAGACCAATGTCTTAAGTCAACAGAATGTCAACTCTTTCAAATCCTCGATCAGCTCTGAAGATTTACAACAGCGTCCCAGTTCAAAGTCATCTTCACACAATGGTGACGCCACCCGAGTGCCATCACGTAATAAGTCTAACGCCACACCCGATAATGGCCTAAATAAATCACAAGACATGTCTCATGGCTCCCATACACCACATGATCATAGCCGCAAAACAGTGTCACCTTCCGGTTCTCATTCTTCACAAAGAGGCGCCAGCCCCATAGTCAGATCTGGCATGGAGGTTTTAAATAATGCCAATGGCTCAGCCCAACATCCCAAAGAAATGAGCAGCATGGCTCAGGCTGCCGCTGCAGCAGCTGCTGCTTATAAGGCTGCCGGTGGTCCCTATGGTTTCAATCCTTTGTCAGCCTTGTGCTGTCCTCCTGGTATGGAACAACATGCTGCCGCTAATCCTGCCTTCCGTCCTCCCTTCGCTTCTAATGGTTTTGCTCATCATCATGCCGCCATGTTAGCGGCTGCTGCCGCCAATGGTGGTTATCCCGGCAATCCCAATGGTCCGGCTAGTGCTCAACCCAATCCCTATATTAGTTATCAACGTATCAAGACTCCTGCTGGTGGTGAGGCCATAGTGCCCGTTTGTAAAGATCCCTATTGTCCCGGCTGTCCCTACTCTgcacacacacaacaaatgcTAATGGGTGCTCCCTGTCCCGCCGGCTGTACACAGTGTGAACATCAGAAATACGGAATGGCTGCCATGATGGGTGCATCTGGTCTACCACCAAATCATCCCTACTCACAAGCTGCCGCCGCTGCTGCTGCCAATGCTGCTGCCGCCCGTTCGGCTCCCTATGTCTGCAGTTGGGTGGTAGGTGATGCTTATTGTGGCAAACGTTTCCAGACTTCCGATGAGCTTTTCAGTCACCTTAGAACCCACACTGGTAATCTCTCAGATCCTGCTGCTGCTGCCGCCGCTTTGGCCCAGTCTCAAGCACAATCTCTGTTGGGCTCTCTATTTCCTTCATCGGCCTTAAGAGGTGGTTATCCCACACCTCCTCTGAGTCCCATGTCAGCTGCTGCTGCCGCCGCCCGTTATCATCCCTACGCCAAGCCTCCCAGTGCTTTGGCTGCTGGTGGTCCTTCTCCCTTCGGCGGACCCGGAGGTTTTAATCCCGCTGCTGCCGCCGCTGCTGCTGCTTTGGGTCCTTATTACTCACCTTATGCCATGTATGGTCAACGTATTGGTTCCGCTGCTGTGCATCAATAA